In Penaeus monodon isolate SGIC_2016 chromosome 15, NSTDA_Pmon_1, whole genome shotgun sequence, a genomic segment contains:
- the LOC119582053 gene encoding hunchback-like protein, whose amino-acid sequence MFCKEYAFLSLSGVLPPASQAGWRGGHTESSDTSAQGGHPVFNELLCGDGGYGGKKAVPTPCPVCGKVLSNAYNMRVHLETHQNITYKCIICGIITRTRDTMRKHLSNVHKLRNVELKNSFKKITGKQQSSSGSADSTSPNTTSAATTPTKSATTKLASPSSDLKLSGIASPLPEADLGHSSFSGMDNLGALNLAKGNNLASIVSKLSQKQ is encoded by the exons ATGTTTTGTAAAGAAtatgcatttctttctctttcaggaGTGTTGCCTCCCGCTAGTCAGGCAGGGTGGAGAGGGGGCCACACAGAATCCAGTGACACCTCAGCTCAAG GTGGTCATCCTGTATTTAATGAATTGTTGTGCGGTGACGGTGGTTACGGGGGGAAGAAGGCGGTACCCACGCCTTGTCCAGTGTGCGGCAAAGTACTCTCCAACGCTTACAATATGCGCGTTCACCTGGAGACACACCAGAACATCACATACAAGTGCATCATCTGTGGCATCATAACACGCACACGTGACACCATGAGGAAGCATCTTTCCAACGTTCACAAGCTGCGTAATGTAGAGCTCAAGAACTCTTTCAAGAAGATTACTGGCAAGCAGCAATCCAGCAGTGGCTCTGCCGACAGCACTTCCCCCAATACAACATCTGCAgccaccacaccaaccaaaagTGCCACCACTAAACTAGCTTCCCCTTCCTCTGACCTGAAGCTGTCAGGCATTGCCAGCCCTCTACCTGAGGCAGATCTTGGCCACAGTTCATTTTCTGGCATGGACAACTTGGGGGCCCTAAATTTGGCAAAGGGCAATAATCTGGCATCTATAGTTAGCAAATTGAGTCAGAAACAGTGA
- the LOC119582379 gene encoding uncharacterized protein LOC119582379 produces the protein MPISPTGGSTMSALESLVGSLGGSTDENEGDLISVGVTTSGTTCFNNTISDDPLTTHDSGDAADLWTTNPCTSALLAASDLTNPLLTNHHLVPIQQVSAGKGNSGNSCTSPSRQSCSCPLCGRHIAQRRSLKQHLMSNFHRLTPTKADSVVKKILGSCPNGMETSNIHYITHFGTVAHKE, from the exons ATGCCTATCTCCCCTACAGGCGGCAGTACCATGTCAGCCCTGGAGAGTCTCGTTGGGTCGTTAGGCGGATCCACTGATGAAAATGAAGGAGACTTAATTAGTGTGGGAGTAACAACCAGTGGAACAACTTGCTTCAACAACACGATCTCAGATGACCCCCTAACTACCCACGATTCAGGTGATGCAGCTGACCTCTGGACTACTAACCCTTGCACCTCTGCTCTGCTTGCTGCATCTGATCTCACTAACCCTCTGCTGACCAATCATCACCTGGTACCTATACAACAGGTTTCAGCAGGGAAAGGCAACAGTGGGAATTCATGCACTTCCCCGTCACGACAGAGCTGTTCATGTCCCCTGTGTGGCCGCCACATAGCTCAGAGGCGAAGTTTGAAACAGCATCTCATGTCCAACTTCCATAGACTGACGCCCACTAAAGCAGACAGTGTTGTTAAAAAAATACTTGGCAGCT GCCCTAATGGCATGGAGACATCAAACATCCATTACATAACACACTTTGGGACTGTTGCTCACAAAGAGTGA